The Rhodococcus triatomae genome includes a window with the following:
- a CDS encoding uracil-DNA glycosylase, producing MPAALAEIVDAGWATALDPVADRITEMGAFLREENSSGRGYLPSGQNVLRAFTHEFSRVRVLIVGQDPYPTPGHAVGLSFSVAPDVRPVPRSLANIFAEYSSDLGFPTPSTGDLTPWAEQGVLLLNRVLTVTPGTPASHRRKGWEAVTEQAIRALVARPEPLVAILWGRDAATLKPMLGDTPVVESVHPSPLSASRGFFGSRPFSRANALLEGLGAQPVDWRLP from the coding sequence ATGCCAGCAGCACTCGCCGAGATCGTCGATGCCGGATGGGCCACCGCCCTCGACCCGGTCGCGGATCGGATCACCGAGATGGGCGCCTTCCTGCGCGAGGAGAACTCGTCCGGCCGTGGCTACCTCCCGTCGGGACAGAACGTGCTGCGCGCTTTCACCCACGAATTCTCCCGGGTGCGGGTGCTGATCGTCGGTCAGGATCCCTACCCGACGCCGGGACACGCGGTGGGCCTGAGCTTTTCGGTGGCCCCGGACGTACGCCCCGTGCCGCGGAGCCTTGCGAACATCTTCGCCGAGTACAGTTCGGATCTCGGTTTTCCGACCCCGTCGACGGGCGACCTGACTCCGTGGGCGGAGCAGGGAGTTCTCCTCCTGAACCGGGTGCTCACCGTCACCCCGGGAACGCCGGCGTCACACCGGCGCAAGGGGTGGGAAGCAGTGACCGAACAGGCGATCCGGGCACTCGTGGCGCGACCGGAGCCGCTCGTGGCGATTCTGTGGGGGCGCGACGCCGCGACGTTGAAGCCGATGCTCGGTGACACCCCGGTCGTCGAATCGGTACACCCGTCGCCGCTGTCGGCCTCACGCGGATTCTTCGGGTCGCGGCCTTTCAGCCGCGCCAACGCACTGCTCGAAGGACTCGGGGCGCAACCGGTGGACTGGCGCCTGCCCTGA
- a CDS encoding enoyl-CoA hydratase/isomerase family protein: MTAEYSKVRLEDGVLSITISTADHGASLDSEGVAQGTRALTELGDRIGSILLRGTGPNFCAGGNVRGFAAAPDRGAHVADVAENFHGLVRALDAARVPIVAGVQGWAAGAGMSLVCLADIALGGPATKLRPAYPTIGFTPDGGMSWTLPRIVGSGRAREILLTDSVLGADEAARLGILSRLVGDDLVQDEALRLARAIAVGPTSAYEGIKTLLAESRTNSLDRQLDAEAASIARAANSPAGREGVDAFVEKRRADFAPLHSH, encoded by the coding sequence GTGACTGCCGAATACAGCAAGGTCCGGCTCGAGGACGGCGTCCTGAGCATCACCATCTCCACCGCCGACCACGGTGCGTCGCTCGACTCCGAGGGAGTGGCGCAGGGCACCCGGGCGCTCACCGAACTGGGCGACCGGATCGGCAGCATCCTCCTCCGCGGTACCGGCCCGAACTTCTGTGCGGGTGGCAACGTGCGTGGCTTCGCCGCGGCTCCCGACCGGGGCGCGCACGTCGCGGACGTCGCCGAGAACTTCCACGGGCTGGTACGCGCCCTCGACGCCGCGCGCGTACCCATCGTCGCCGGAGTCCAGGGCTGGGCGGCCGGAGCCGGGATGAGCCTGGTCTGCCTGGCCGACATCGCCCTCGGCGGTCCCGCGACGAAGTTGCGTCCCGCCTACCCGACCATCGGGTTCACTCCCGACGGCGGCATGTCCTGGACGTTGCCGCGCATCGTCGGCAGCGGCCGGGCTCGTGAGATCCTGCTCACCGATTCCGTCCTCGGAGCGGACGAGGCCGCCCGGTTGGGCATCCTGAGCCGCCTGGTCGGCGACGACCTCGTCCAGGACGAGGCACTACGGCTGGCCCGAGCTATCGCAGTCGGACCGACCAGCGCATACGAGGGCATCAAGACCCTGCTCGCCGAATCCCGCACGAATTCGCTGGACCGGCAGCTCGATGCCGAAGCCGCCTCGATCGCCCGCGCGGCGAACAGCCCGGCCGGCCGCGAAGGCGTCGATGCGTTCGTGGAGAAGCGTCGAGCCGACTTCGCCCCGCTCCACAGTCACTGA
- the rpmB gene encoding 50S ribosomal protein L28 — protein MAAVCDVCAKGPGFGKSVSHSHRRTNRRWNPNIQSVRAEVAPGNTRKINVCTSCLKAGKVARG, from the coding sequence ATGGCTGCCGTCTGCGACGTATGCGCCAAGGGCCCCGGCTTCGGGAAGTCGGTCTCGCACTCGCACCGGCGTACCAATCGTCGCTGGAACCCGAACATCCAGTCCGTTCGCGCGGAGGTCGCACCGGGTAACACCCGCAAGATCAACGTGTGCACCTCCTGCCTCAAGGCAGGTAAGGTCGCGCGCGGCTGA
- a CDS encoding DAK2 domain-containing protein: MDGRALMDWARESVRALESHRDEINALNVFPIPDSDTGTNLVFTMRAAVSALDDLVASGPVGEAPGVHQIAVVLARGSVVGARGNSGVILSQVLRGLAEAAVGEHMDSAGLGTALRMATNLVSDAVSYLVEGTIVTVLRCAADAIAGIDPGTPVARTAAVAADAAAEALVRTPMQLEVLGRAGVVDAGGLGLVVVLDALVKALSGHAPDRDFARFRPRGNLPAAVARRGDSTPGDHAPGDGAHAHDHAGHDHAGGDAQGMDFEVMYLVSRTDDTGIADLRERLDALGDSVVIVGDGRGSWSVHVHCRDAGAAVEAGLGAGDVRGIRVTSFLLESHRSGEAGRVSHRSGEAGRSSPVLPSPEDLSRAHTRPERRRRGVMAVAAGDGAAELFTGEGATVLRCDEPITRGQLLGAIRKMERSEVLVLPNGALPAQELVAVSAAARDSDHEVLLLASSSMVQGLAALAVHDVSRDAGDDAFTMSEAAAATRWGSLRIAAERALTYVGTCEPGDGLGLVGHEVIVIDPDPRRAVRRLVDLLLGTGGELVTILLGADAPAGIGGELTEYIEHGHPGVEVMVYEGGQPGDLLQLGVE, from the coding sequence ATGGACGGGCGCGCCCTCATGGACTGGGCGCGCGAGAGTGTGCGGGCGCTGGAGAGTCACCGCGACGAGATCAATGCGCTCAACGTCTTCCCCATTCCGGATTCCGACACGGGCACCAACCTCGTGTTCACGATGCGTGCCGCGGTGTCCGCGCTCGACGATCTGGTCGCTTCCGGTCCGGTGGGGGAAGCGCCCGGGGTACACCAGATCGCGGTCGTGCTGGCTCGGGGGTCGGTTGTCGGGGCGCGCGGAAACTCCGGGGTGATCCTCTCCCAGGTCCTGCGAGGGTTGGCCGAGGCGGCGGTCGGTGAGCACATGGACAGTGCCGGTCTCGGGACGGCCCTGCGCATGGCAACCAATCTGGTCAGCGACGCGGTGAGCTATCTCGTCGAGGGCACGATCGTGACCGTGTTGCGTTGCGCTGCGGACGCGATCGCGGGTATCGACCCCGGGACGCCGGTCGCCCGGACCGCAGCGGTTGCCGCGGACGCCGCGGCCGAGGCGCTGGTGCGCACACCGATGCAACTCGAGGTACTCGGCCGCGCCGGAGTCGTCGACGCGGGCGGTCTCGGCCTCGTCGTGGTACTCGATGCGCTGGTGAAGGCGCTGTCGGGGCATGCCCCCGATCGTGACTTCGCGCGTTTCCGGCCGCGTGGGAACCTCCCGGCTGCGGTGGCGCGACGTGGCGACTCCACTCCCGGCGACCACGCACCCGGCGACGGGGCCCACGCACACGACCACGCGGGGCACGATCATGCCGGCGGGGACGCCCAGGGGATGGACTTCGAGGTGATGTACCTCGTTTCCCGTACCGACGACACCGGTATCGCGGACCTGCGCGAGCGCCTCGATGCCCTCGGCGACTCGGTCGTCATCGTCGGCGACGGCCGCGGTTCGTGGTCGGTCCACGTGCACTGCCGGGACGCGGGGGCAGCCGTTGAGGCCGGTCTCGGTGCCGGCGACGTCCGGGGGATCAGGGTGACCAGTTTTCTCCTGGAGTCACACCGTTCCGGCGAAGCCGGGCGCGTCTCACACCGTTCCGGCGAAGCCGGGCGGTCGTCGCCGGTGTTGCCGAGTCCCGAGGATCTGTCCCGCGCGCACACCCGCCCGGAACGGCGTCGCCGCGGCGTGATGGCTGTCGCCGCAGGAGACGGGGCGGCGGAGCTCTTCACCGGCGAGGGCGCCACGGTGCTGCGGTGTGACGAGCCGATCACCCGCGGTCAGTTGCTGGGCGCGATCCGCAAGATGGAGCGCAGCGAGGTGCTGGTGCTGCCCAACGGGGCGTTACCGGCGCAGGAACTCGTCGCGGTCAGCGCGGCGGCCCGCGACTCCGATCACGAGGTGCTGTTGCTCGCGTCGTCGTCGATGGTGCAGGGGCTGGCCGCTCTCGCCGTGCACGACGTCTCCCGGGATGCGGGCGACGACGCCTTCACGATGTCGGAAGCCGCGGCGGCGACGCGGTGGGGTTCGCTGCGGATCGCTGCCGAGCGGGCCCTGACCTATGTGGGGACGTGCGAACCCGGCGACGGTCTGGGTCTCGTCGGGCACGAGGTGATCGTGATCGACCCCGATCCGCGCCGCGCGGTGCGCCGGCTCGTGGACCTCCTGCTCGGGACCGGTGGCGAACTCGTGACGATCCTCCTGGGTGCCGACGCGCCTGCGGGTATCGGCGGCGAACTCACCGAGTACATCGAGCACGGCCATCCCGGTGTCGAGGTCATGGTGTACGAAGGCGGTCAGCCGGGCGACCTCCTGCAGCTCGGCGTGGAGTGA
- the recG gene encoding ATP-dependent DNA helicase RecG — protein MVTLADPLGQVFDSATAEVLAEVLDLHTVEDLLRHYPHRYASQGRDLAEKEPPEGEHVTIIGRVTKADTVRMKSRRGSMLKVVLSTDVQPVDVTFFNAQKVGHVIKPGVRAMFSGTVKYFRGKWSLTHPSYLVLPEPGAGSEDKFLEAGRLRGAGDLAGIARAAHRAGADVDLSVFDRPLIPIYPATRAVESWTIMGCVGAVLDRLDEIDDPLPDDFRAERGSVGLGEALRKIHLPSSREDVAEAEERLRFDEALALQLVLARRRRDNDARVAPVCAPRTGGIAEAFDARLPFDLTDGQLEVAGEISGDLSVAHPMSRLLQGEVGSGKTIVALRAMLQVVDAGHQCALLAPTEVLATQHARSLRAMLGDLATAGELGADENATRLTLLTGSMSVPAKRAAMLEIVSGEAGIVIGTHALIQDNVEFFDLGMVVVDEQHRFGVEQRDRLRSRARPGVSPHLLVMTATPIPRTIAMTVLGDLDVSTLRQLPRGRSPIKSSVVPASQKPGWVARAWERIREEVADGRQAYVVCSRIGDGEKGDGDDAAPGAGTEQTPEQNTVSAVDLHEQLRTELLPDLRVGLLHGRLPADEKDAVMGEFTAGDIDVLVCTTVVEVGVDVPNATVMVIVDADRFGVSQLHQLRGRVGRGAHQGLCILVTQMNPGSPAYTRLSNVASTNDGFELAQLDLATRREGDILGAAQSGTSTTLRLLSLLAHEDVIAAAAEYADRVVSADPNLSAHPGLAGMVSAALDTDRIEYLEKT, from the coding sequence ATGGTCACGCTCGCGGATCCTCTCGGACAGGTTTTCGACTCGGCGACGGCGGAGGTGCTGGCGGAAGTGCTCGACCTGCACACGGTCGAGGACCTGCTTCGGCACTACCCGCACCGCTATGCCTCACAGGGACGCGATCTCGCCGAGAAGGAGCCTCCGGAAGGCGAGCACGTCACGATCATCGGCCGGGTCACGAAGGCCGACACCGTGCGGATGAAGAGTCGGCGCGGGAGCATGCTCAAAGTGGTGCTGTCGACCGACGTGCAACCCGTCGACGTCACCTTCTTCAACGCGCAGAAGGTCGGCCATGTCATCAAACCCGGTGTGCGGGCGATGTTCTCGGGAACGGTCAAGTACTTTCGCGGCAAGTGGAGTCTGACTCATCCGAGCTATCTCGTGCTGCCCGAGCCCGGTGCGGGAAGTGAGGACAAGTTCCTCGAGGCCGGCCGGCTGCGTGGTGCCGGAGATCTGGCGGGAATCGCCCGGGCCGCTCACCGTGCCGGCGCCGACGTCGACCTGTCCGTGTTCGATCGTCCGCTCATCCCGATCTACCCGGCGACCCGCGCCGTCGAGAGCTGGACGATCATGGGGTGCGTCGGCGCCGTACTCGATCGTCTCGACGAGATCGACGATCCGCTGCCCGACGACTTCCGAGCCGAGCGCGGATCTGTGGGACTGGGCGAGGCGCTGCGCAAGATCCACCTGCCGAGCAGCCGCGAGGACGTCGCCGAGGCCGAGGAACGGCTGCGGTTCGACGAGGCTCTCGCCCTGCAACTTGTTCTCGCCCGGCGGCGCCGGGACAACGATGCGCGGGTCGCGCCGGTGTGCGCGCCACGCACCGGGGGGATCGCCGAGGCATTCGACGCGCGACTGCCGTTCGATCTCACCGACGGCCAGCTCGAGGTGGCGGGCGAGATCTCGGGCGATCTGTCCGTGGCACACCCCATGAGCCGGCTGCTGCAGGGCGAGGTCGGCTCCGGTAAGACCATCGTCGCTCTCCGCGCCATGCTGCAGGTCGTCGATGCCGGTCACCAGTGCGCACTGCTCGCCCCCACCGAGGTGCTGGCGACACAGCACGCGCGGTCGCTGCGGGCGATGCTCGGTGACCTGGCGACGGCGGGAGAATTGGGCGCCGACGAGAACGCCACGCGGCTGACCCTGCTCACCGGTTCCATGTCCGTCCCCGCCAAACGTGCCGCGATGCTCGAGATCGTCAGTGGGGAGGCGGGCATCGTGATCGGTACCCACGCGCTCATCCAGGACAACGTCGAGTTCTTCGATCTGGGCATGGTCGTCGTGGACGAACAGCACCGGTTCGGGGTCGAACAGCGAGACCGGCTGCGGTCGCGGGCACGACCGGGAGTGAGCCCGCACCTGCTGGTCATGACGGCCACGCCCATTCCCCGCACCATCGCGATGACCGTTCTCGGTGATCTCGACGTCTCGACACTCCGCCAACTGCCACGCGGGCGCAGCCCGATCAAGAGCAGCGTCGTTCCGGCGAGTCAGAAGCCGGGGTGGGTGGCCCGGGCGTGGGAGCGGATCCGCGAGGAGGTCGCCGACGGCCGCCAGGCCTATGTGGTGTGCTCGCGGATCGGCGACGGAGAGAAGGGCGACGGTGACGACGCGGCGCCGGGGGCGGGCACCGAGCAGACTCCGGAGCAGAACACCGTCTCCGCTGTCGATCTGCACGAGCAGCTGCGTACCGAACTGCTCCCGGACCTGAGGGTGGGTCTGCTGCACGGGCGGCTCCCCGCCGACGAGAAGGACGCGGTGATGGGGGAGTTCACCGCGGGAGACATCGACGTCCTGGTCTGCACGACGGTGGTGGAAGTCGGCGTGGACGTCCCCAACGCGACCGTCATGGTCATCGTCGACGCGGACCGGTTCGGTGTCAGTCAGCTGCACCAGCTGCGCGGACGGGTGGGTCGCGGCGCGCACCAGGGGCTGTGCATCCTCGTCACCCAGATGAATCCCGGCAGTCCGGCGTACACGCGTCTGTCGAACGTCGCCTCGACCAACGACGGGTTCGAGCTCGCCCAACTGGACTTGGCCACCCGCCGCGAAGGCGACATCCTCGGCGCCGCCCAGTCCGGGACCAGCACCACGCTGCGGCTGCTGTCGCTGCTCGCGCACGAGGACGTCATCGCGGCGGCCGCCGAGTACGCCGACCGCGTCGTCTCCGCGGACCCGAATCTGAGTGCGCATCCCGGGCTCGCGGGTATGGTCTCCGCCGCTCTGGACACGGACCGGATCGAGTACCTCGAGAAGACCTGA
- a CDS encoding pyruvate carboxylase: MFSKVLVANRGEIAIRAFRAAYELGAGTVAVFPFEDRNSLHRLKADEAYQIGVEGHPVRAYLSVAEIVDAAKSAGADAVYPGYGFLSENPDLAAACAEAGITFVGPSAQILELTGNKARAIAAARAAGLPVLASSEPSADVDELVAASASMQFPVFVKAVAGGGGRGMRRVAEPGLLREAIEAASREADAAFGDPTVFLEQAVVNPRHIEVQILADTHGNVIHLFERDCSVQRRHQKVIELAPAPNLDPVLRERMCADAVAFAREIGYQCAGTVEFLVDERGNHVFIEMNPRVQVEHTVTEEITDVDVVQAQLQIAAGARLDELGLSQDSIRLHGAALQCRITTEDPANGFRPDTGRITGYRTPGGAGVRLDGGTSVGAEVSGHFDSMLVKLTCRGRDLDAAAARARRAVTEFRIRGVSTNIPFLQAVLDDPDFRAGRVTTSFIEERPGLLTARSSGDRGTKILNYLADVTVNKPHGNRPTTVYPHDKLPDIDLSAPAPDGSRQRLLALGPEGFATALREQKALAVTDTTFRDAHQSLLATRVRSKDLLTVAGHVARMTPQLLSIEAWGGATYDVALRFLHEDPWERLAALREAVPNINLQMLLRGRNTVGYTPYPEAVTAAFVREATASGIDIFRIFDALNNVDQMRPAIDAVRETGTALAEVALSYTGDLSNPAEDLYTLDYYLRLAERIVDAGAHVLAIKDMAGLLRAPAAATLVTALRANFDVPVHVHTHDTPGGQLATYLAAWQAGADAVDGASAPLAGTTSQPALSAIVAAAAHSEFDTGLDVQAVCDLEPYWEALRKVYAPFESGLPAPTGRVYTHEIPGGQLSNLRQQAIALGLGDRFETVEANYAAADRMLGRLVKVTPSSKVVGDLALSLVGTGTDPGDFAADPARFDIPDSVIGFLRGELGTPPGGWPEPFRTRALEGRGAPKPETELTPEDEKELAGTSAQRRGALNRLLFPAPTREFLAHRDTYGDTSELSANQFFYGLRRGEEHRVRLGKGVELLIGLEAISEPDERGYRTVMCILNGQLRPVAVRDRSVASEVPAAEKADKNTPGHVAAPFAGAVTLVVGEGDRVEAGDTVATIEAMKMEAAITAPVAGTVTRLAVAATSQVEGGDLLAVLG, translated from the coding sequence ATGTTCTCCAAGGTTCTTGTTGCCAATCGTGGTGAGATCGCTATTCGCGCGTTTCGTGCTGCCTATGAGTTGGGCGCCGGAACGGTCGCGGTGTTTCCGTTTGAGGACCGCAACTCTCTGCACAGGTTGAAGGCGGACGAGGCGTACCAGATCGGGGTGGAGGGGCATCCGGTTCGGGCGTATCTGTCGGTGGCGGAGATCGTCGACGCCGCGAAATCGGCCGGTGCCGACGCGGTGTATCCGGGGTATGGGTTCCTGTCGGAGAACCCGGACCTGGCGGCCGCCTGTGCGGAGGCGGGGATCACGTTCGTGGGTCCGTCCGCGCAGATTTTGGAGTTGACGGGGAACAAGGCGCGAGCGATCGCCGCCGCACGCGCCGCCGGCCTGCCGGTGTTGGCGTCGAGCGAGCCGTCGGCGGATGTGGACGAGTTGGTGGCGGCGTCGGCGTCGATGCAGTTCCCGGTGTTCGTGAAGGCGGTCGCCGGCGGCGGTGGCCGCGGGATGCGGCGGGTGGCCGAGCCGGGGTTGTTGCGGGAGGCGATCGAAGCCGCGTCACGGGAGGCGGACGCGGCGTTCGGTGACCCGACGGTGTTTCTGGAGCAGGCGGTGGTCAATCCTCGGCATATCGAGGTGCAGATCCTGGCGGATACTCACGGGAACGTGATTCATTTGTTCGAGCGGGATTGTTCGGTGCAGCGGCGGCATCAGAAGGTGATCGAGTTGGCGCCGGCTCCGAATCTGGATCCGGTGTTGCGGGAGCGGATGTGTGCGGATGCGGTGGCGTTCGCGCGGGAGATCGGCTACCAGTGCGCGGGAACGGTGGAGTTCCTCGTCGACGAGCGCGGAAACCATGTGTTCATCGAGATGAATCCACGGGTGCAGGTCGAGCACACGGTGACCGAGGAGATCACCGATGTGGATGTGGTGCAGGCGCAGCTTCAGATCGCGGCGGGGGCGCGTCTGGACGAGTTGGGGTTGAGCCAGGACTCGATCCGGCTCCATGGTGCGGCGTTGCAGTGCCGCATCACCACCGAGGATCCCGCCAACGGATTCCGCCCGGATACGGGGCGAATCACGGGGTATCGCACTCCGGGTGGTGCGGGCGTGCGTCTGGACGGCGGCACCTCTGTCGGCGCCGAGGTGTCGGGGCACTTCGATTCGATGTTGGTCAAGCTCACCTGCCGGGGCCGTGACCTCGACGCGGCGGCCGCCCGCGCGCGGCGTGCGGTGACGGAGTTTCGTATTCGCGGTGTGTCGACGAATATCCCGTTCCTGCAAGCGGTGCTCGATGATCCGGATTTCCGGGCGGGGCGGGTGACGACCTCGTTCATCGAGGAGCGGCCGGGGTTGCTCACGGCGCGTTCGTCCGGGGATCGGGGGACGAAGATCCTGAATTATCTCGCGGACGTCACGGTCAACAAGCCACATGGCAACCGCCCCACCACCGTCTACCCGCACGACAAGCTGCCGGACATCGATCTGTCCGCGCCCGCGCCGGACGGGTCCCGCCAGCGGCTGCTGGCGCTCGGGCCGGAAGGCTTCGCCACGGCATTGCGGGAGCAGAAGGCTCTGGCCGTCACCGACACGACGTTCCGTGACGCGCACCAGTCACTGCTCGCCACCCGAGTGCGCAGCAAGGATCTGCTCACCGTCGCCGGGCACGTCGCCCGGATGACACCACAACTGCTGTCGATCGAAGCCTGGGGCGGAGCGACCTACGATGTGGCGCTGCGGTTCCTCCATGAAGATCCGTGGGAACGGCTCGCCGCACTGCGCGAGGCTGTCCCGAACATCAACCTGCAAATGCTGCTTCGTGGTCGGAACACGGTGGGGTACACGCCGTATCCGGAGGCGGTGACGGCTGCGTTCGTGCGGGAGGCGACGGCGTCGGGGATCGATATCTTCCGGATTTTCGATGCGCTCAACAACGTGGATCAGATGCGTCCGGCGATCGATGCGGTGCGGGAGACGGGGACGGCGCTGGCGGAGGTGGCGCTGTCGTATACGGGGGATCTGTCGAACCCGGCGGAGGATCTGTACACCCTCGACTACTACCTGCGTCTGGCGGAGCGGATCGTCGATGCGGGTGCGCATGTGCTGGCCATCAAGGACATGGCGGGGTTGTTGCGGGCTCCGGCGGCGGCGACGTTGGTGACGGCGCTGCGCGCCAATTTCGATGTGCCGGTGCATGTGCATACCCATGACACTCCGGGTGGTCAGTTGGCGACGTATCTGGCGGCGTGGCAGGCGGGGGCGGATGCGGTGGACGGTGCGTCGGCTCCGTTGGCGGGGACGACGAGTCAGCCGGCGTTGTCGGCGATCGTGGCGGCGGCGGCGCACAGTGAATTCGACACGGGTCTGGATGTGCAGGCGGTGTGTGATCTGGAGCCGTATTGGGAGGCGTTGCGGAAGGTGTATGCGCCGTTCGAGTCGGGGTTGCCGGCTCCGACGGGGCGGGTGTACACGCATGAGATTCCGGGTGGTCAGTTGTCGAATTTGCGGCAGCAGGCGATCGCGTTGGGGTTGGGGGATCGGTTCGAGACGGTCGAGGCCAATTATGCGGCGGCGGACCGGATGTTGGGTCGGTTGGTGAAGGTGACCCCGTCGAGCAAGGTGGTCGGTGATCTCGCGTTGTCTCTGGTGGGTACCGGGACCGATCCGGGTGATTTCGCGGCTGATCCGGCGCGTTTCGATATCCCGGATTCGGTGATCGGGTTCCTGCGTGGCGAGTTGGGTACCCCGCCGGGAGGCTGGCCGGAACCGTTCCGCACCCGCGCCCTCGAAGGCCGTGGCGCACCCAAGCCCGAAACCGAACTCACCCCCGAGGACGAGAAGGAACTGGCCGGAACGTCCGCGCAGCGACGCGGCGCGCTCAACCGGCTGCTGTTCCCCGCACCGACCCGCGAGTTCCTCGCGCACCGCGACACGTACGGCGACACCTCCGAGCTGTCGGCGAACCAGTTCTTCTACGGGCTCCGGCGCGGGGAGGAACACCGGGTGCGCCTCGGCAAGGGCGTCGAGTTGCTCATCGGTCTCGAGGCGATCTCCGAGCCGGACGAACGCGGCTACCGCACCGTGATGTGCATCCTCAACGGGCAGCTACGCCCGGTCGCGGTCCGTGACCGCTCCGTCGCCTCGGAAGTACCGGCCGCGGAGAAGGCCGACAAGAACACCCCCGGCCACGTCGCGGCACCGTTCGCGGGCGCGGTCACCCTCGTCGTCGGCGAAGGAGACCGGGTCGAGGCCGGCGACACCGTCGCCACCATCGAGGCCATGAAGATGGAGGCAGCGATCACCGCCCCCGTCGCCGGCACCGTCACCCGCCTGGCCGTCGCCGCGACCTCCCAGGTCGAAGGCGGAGACCTCCTCGCCGTCCTCGGCTGA
- the rsmD gene encoding 16S rRNA (guanine(966)-N(2))-methyltransferase RsmD, giving the protein MTRIVAGRAGGRRLRVPPSGTRPTSDRVREALFSSLESRLDLEGAAVLDLYAGSGALGLEALSRGAGHVLLVESDAKACAVIRENVTTVGLPGVEVRQAPVATVVGGAADREYDVVLADPPYAVSDDAVRAVLDDLVVGRWVGEGTVVVVERSSRSPETQWPEHFEAVKSKKYGETRIDLATCYGLQP; this is encoded by the coding sequence ATGACCCGGATCGTCGCCGGACGCGCGGGAGGACGCCGCCTGCGCGTCCCGCCGAGCGGCACCCGGCCCACGTCCGACCGCGTGCGTGAGGCGCTGTTCAGTTCCCTGGAGAGCCGGCTGGACCTGGAGGGTGCCGCGGTGCTGGACCTGTATGCGGGTTCCGGTGCGCTGGGGCTCGAGGCTCTGTCGCGCGGCGCCGGACACGTGCTGCTCGTCGAGTCCGATGCGAAGGCATGCGCGGTGATCCGTGAGAACGTGACCACCGTGGGACTTCCCGGTGTGGAGGTTCGCCAGGCGCCGGTGGCCACCGTGGTCGGCGGCGCCGCGGACCGCGAGTACGACGTGGTCCTCGCCGATCCGCCCTACGCGGTGTCCGACGACGCCGTGCGGGCCGTCCTCGACGATCTCGTGGTCGGTCGCTGGGTGGGGGAGGGCACCGTCGTGGTCGTCGAGCGATCCTCGAGATCGCCCGAGACGCAATGGCCGGAGCACTTCGAAGCGGTCAAGAGCAAGAAGTACGGAGAGACTCGGATCGACCTGGCCACCTGCTACGGTCTTCAGCCATGA
- the coaD gene encoding pantetheine-phosphate adenylyltransferase translates to MTGALCPGSFDPVTNGHLDVISRAAAQFDDVVVTVMVNKSKKGLFTVDERIGMLEEATAHLPGVRVASWHGLLVDYAKQQGITAIVKGLRGANDFDYELQMAQMNQKLSGVDTFFIPTNPAYSYLSSSLVKEVATFGGDVAGMLPTEVHTRLLDRIAERAAESA, encoded by the coding sequence ATGACAGGCGCCCTCTGCCCCGGATCGTTCGACCCCGTCACCAATGGCCATCTGGACGTGATCTCCAGGGCCGCTGCGCAGTTCGACGACGTCGTCGTCACCGTGATGGTGAACAAGAGCAAGAAGGGGCTGTTCACGGTCGACGAGCGGATCGGGATGCTCGAGGAGGCGACGGCTCATCTGCCGGGCGTGCGGGTCGCCTCCTGGCACGGCCTGCTCGTGGACTACGCGAAGCAGCAGGGGATCACCGCGATCGTCAAGGGCCTGCGTGGCGCCAACGACTTCGACTACGAACTCCAGATGGCGCAGATGAATCAGAAACTCAGCGGTGTGGACACGTTCTTCATCCCCACCAACCCCGCGTACAGCTACCTGTCGAGCTCGCTGGTGAAGGAGGTCGCCACATTCGGTGGCGATGTCGCCGGCATGCTTCCCACCGAAGTGCACACGCGGCTGTTGGACCGGATCGCCGAGCGGGCCGCGGAGTCGGCCTGA